A single genomic interval of Pochonia chlamydosporia 170 chromosome 7, whole genome shotgun sequence harbors:
- a CDS encoding capsule polysaccharide biosynthesis protein (similar to Metarhizium acridum CQMa 102 XP_007815573.1) — protein MASASSKVGGLAVAIRVIVPVALGSAGYAAYKINWPIAIHNFITGPGRTSRILLLLFVVFNWKNLPFAWTYRVFYAIVYHNILRKSPDLTPKALFKPMVSETRAPLLEIDYNLHKSNSTYFTDLDIARTHLVSYLTRPAMRSLTYNTTTGLVLDPKTGKPARGAMGIMLGSVSCSFKKEIRAYRSYELWSKVLAWDRKWLYMVTHFVPKGTAKPTEWLDPRFGRVRTRSGKDASGGWEKKIYATAVSKYVFKLGRLTVHPAVILEESGLLPERPGGWKGGENQVGDEAVDLADVDLSVEGAWDWRRVEAQRRKGMEVAEHFSRLDECHDMFDGGTYGALAKIGPC, from the exons ATGGCATCGGCTTCAAGTAAAGTCGGTGGCCTCGCCGTCGCCATCCGTGTCATCGTCCCCGTAGCCCTCGGGTCAGCTGGCTACGCCGCCTACAAGATCAACTGGCCCATCGCAATCCACAACTTCATAACCGGACCAGGGCGCACATCACgaatcctcctcctcctcttcgtcgtcttcaactGGAAGAACCTCCCCTTTGCATGGACA TACCGCGTCTTCTACGCCATCGTCTACCACAACATCCTCCGCAAATCGCCCGACCTCACCCCCAAAGCCCTCTTCAAGCCCATGGTCTCGGAAACCCGCGCGCCCCTCCTCGAGATCGACTACAACCTCCACAAGTCCAACTCGACCTACTTCACCGACCTGGACATTGCGCGCACCCACCTCGTCAGCTACCTCACCCGCCCTGCCATGCGCAGCCTCACATACAACACCACGACGGGCCTGGTCCTCGACCCCAAGACCGGGAAACCCGCCCGCGGAGCCATGGGCATCATGCTCGGCTCCGTGTCGTGCTCCTTCAAGAAGGAGATCCGCGCGTACCGATCCTACGAGCTGTGGAGCAAGGTCCTCGCCTGGGACAGGAAGTGGCTGTACATGGTGACGCATTTCGTGCCCAAGGGGACGGCGAAGCCTACCGAGTGGTTGGACCCGCGGTTTGGGCGGGTGCGCACGAGGAGCGGGAAGGATGCGTCGGGCgggtgggagaagaagatttATGCTACGGCGGTGAGCAAGTACGTGTTTAAGCTGGGGAGGTTGACTGTTCATCCAGCGGTGATTTTGGAGGAGTCGGGGTTGTTGCCGGAACGGCCTGGCGGGTGGAAGGGTGGTGAGAATCAGGTCGGTGATGAGGCGGTTGATTTGGCGGATGTTGATTTGAGTGTTGAGGGGGCTTGGGATTGGAGGAGGGTCGAGGCGCAGAGACGGAAGGGGATGGAGGTTGCTGAGCATTTTTCGAGGCTGGATGAGTGTCATGATATGTTTGATGGTGGTACATATGGTGCTTTGGCAAAGATTGGGCCGTGCTGA
- a CDS encoding methyltransferase domain-containing protein, producing MKICILSLLETAEPQFRKCDNLSDPTQCVPRHRHEFVNRKITGSNAKSEIDEVCRENFDVFMNCMGVDRDGIEAAKYLESKGVTILTNVSGLLTTNGLDLSQKKNDSDVKVPGNTYGKYPKMVKYFDKCGSLGLDWSAVCSDDEAVGKRITLLQEENPTLAISVQDYVFGDDCAAVVIDLGTNVVALVPLQFVFPDSTSADIRFLTRDDKTAYSTARKIQHILVEGELQERLQQTAVNAFTFIKSSSEGAWAYVTMRVERNTQDIYVIDVNCNPILYGREEHRFDGDFLVEETFPGGREAFLDTLLTVKRSQLGSNKNRIHQTAAVYDSWSDTYDEFWESTNMSKMLQFTADNFDFSGSVLDLACGTGVFGRILHDRGAMTTEIVGVEISAGMLCAPDIKKYYKKPLWNCSMQEYIMEDVQFDHIVCFGALLFLDAVELNTVLARMFMMARRSLTIEVENLDNKVISKMQEDVGDLFFMNNHVQMVERFGVPNGWKLVHKQHGALYPSPASEGNVEGYIVRFERLI from the exons ATGAAGATTTGTATTTTATCACTGCTCGAGACCGCGGAGCCACAGTTTAGAAAG TGCGATAACTTGTCGGATCCCACACAGTGTGTTCCGCGGCACCGTCACGAATTCGTGAACCGAAAAATCACGGGGAGCAATGCAAAATCCGAGATTGATGAGGTGTGCCGCGAGAATTTCGATGTATTCATGAATTGCATG GGTGTCGACAGAGATGGcattgaagcagccaagTATCTCGAGTCTAAAGGCGTCACAATACTGACCAATGTATCCGGTCTCTTGACCACAAACGGGCTTGATCTAagccaaaagaaaaatgacTCGGATGTCAAAGTTCCCGGCAACACATACGGCAAGTATCCCAAGATGGTCAAGTACTTCGACAAGTGTGGCTCACTTGGGTTGGATTGGAGTGCCGTTTgctccgacgacgaagcagTCGGAAAGCGAATCACCCTGCTTCAGGAGGAGAATCCAACATTGGCAATTTCGGTCCAGGACTACGTATTTGGAGATGACTGTGCAGCAGTCGTCATTGATTTGGGCACTAATGTGGTTGCCCTAGTTCCTCTGCAATTCGTTTTCCCAGATTCTACGTCGGCGGACATTAGGTTCTTGACAAGAGACGACAAGACTGCATATTCCACGGCCAGGAAGATACAGCATATTCTAGTGGAAGGGGAACTCCAGGAAAGGCTACAACAAACTGCCGTAAACGCATTCACGTTCATCAAGTCCTCTAGCGAAGGAGCATGGGCCTATGTCACCATGCGAGTCGAGAGAAACACCCAAGACATCTACGTAATCGACGTCAACTGCAATCCTATCCTATATGGCCGCGAAGAGCATCGGTTCGACGGTGATTTCCTGGTGGAAGAAACCTTTCCTGGAGGCCGGGAAGCCTTTCTCGACACTTTATTGACCGTCAAGCGCAGTCAGCTTGGCTCCAACAAAAACCGGATCCATCAGACGGCGGCAGTCTACGACAGTTGGTCCGACACGTACGATGAGTTTTGGGAGTCAACAAACATGTCCAAAATGCTACAGTTCACCGCCGACAACTTTGACTTTTCGGGATCAGTCCTCGACCTGGCCTGTGGTACCGGCGTATTCGGCCGGATCCTACACGACCGCGGTGCGATGACGACGGAAATTGTCGGTGTCGAGATCTCGGCTGGCATGTTGTGCGCCCCTGACATCAAGAAGTACTACAAGAAGCCACTTTGGAACTGCTCCATGCAGGAATACATCATG GAAGATGTCCAGTTTGATCACATTGTCTGCTTTGGGGCGCTTTTGTTCCTTGATGCCGTTGAGCTCAATACAGTTTTGGCAAGGATGTTTATGATGGCCCGCAGGTCGTTGACCATTGAGGTGGAAAATCTGGACAACAAGGTAATCAGCAAGATGCAAGAGGACGTTGGagatctcttcttcatgAATAATCACGTCCAGATGGTTGAGAGGTTTGGGGTTCCAAATGGGTGGAAGCTCGTGCATAAGCAGCATGGCGCTCTGTACCCGTCGCCGGCTTCTGAGGGAAACGTGGAAGGCTACATAGTCCGATTTGAAAGGCTTATTTGA
- a CDS encoding membrane transporter protein (similar to Eutypa lata UCREL1 XP_007798234.1) has product MTHSLPWGFRWRSNAGFVLATVALGLFTDLFLYGIIVPVLPFLLHDRLGVPDDRIQLHASMMLAVYAGTSVVFSFPAGWVTDRIGSRRRPFLAGLMLLLAATGLLAFGRTVGVLAVARAMQGVSAAIVWTAGLAMVQDVVGPKNIGQAIGMISSVISVGELIAPVLGGVLYGRAGMSAVSAVSIGILAIDLVMRLLVIDPKSISSHDGSGLCHFPPEDSYPTMPGQHSSAAREGDPLIPRPVSEEYKIHTTLSSMEQAIPILYCFRNPRFLTAMLLVSVQSLLVGVFDATVPTETEKLFHFSSLKVGLLFAAIVIPNLALGPVAGLAVDRYGTKVVATAGYAFLVPCFVLLGLPSQEILTGDRNVILFCVILALNGIGLSTIASPGLVEASHVTERYESANPGFFGENGPYAQLYGLSSVFAFAGLAVGPLVSGMLRESVGYSVMAGVFAVVAGITAVVSFVGIGEKRR; this is encoded by the exons ATGACGCATTCTCTCCCGTGGGGATTCCGCTGGCGCTCCAACGCCGGCTTCGTGTTAGCCACAGTTGCACTAGGCCTGTTCACTGACCTGTTTCTCTACGGGATCATTGTTCCCGTGCTGCCGTTCCTGCTGCACGACCGTCTTGGCGTTCCGGATGATCGAATCCAGCTACATGCATCGATGATGCTTGCGGTATACGCGGGGACGTCGgttgtgttttcttttccggCGGGATGGGTTACGGATAGGATTGGGTCTCGTCGACGGCCGTTCCTCGCGGGTTTGATGCTCCTGCTGGCTGCGACGGGTTTGTTGGCTTTTGGACGTACCGTGGGTGTCTTGGCTGTTGCGAGGGCGATGCAGGGTGTTTCTGCGGCGATAGTGTGGACGGCGGGACTTGCTATGGTGCAGGATGTGGTTGGGCCGAAGAATATAGGTCAGGCTATTGGGATG ATATCGTCGGTCATTTCAGTCGGGGAGCTTATTGCACCTGTTCTGGGGGGTGTGCTCTACGGCAGAGCTGGCATGTCTGCCGTGTCTGCAGTATCTATCGGGATTCTGGCCATTGACCTTGTAATGAGGCTCCTCGTCATTGATCCCAAGTCTATCAGCAGTCATGATGGATCAGGTCTTTGCCATTTTCCTCCCGAAGATAGCTACCCGACGATGCCAGGGCAGCATTCTTCAGCAGCACGAGAAGGCGATCCTTTGATTCCCAGGCCTGTAAGTGAAGAGTATAAAATACACACAACTCTCAGCAGCATGGAGCAAGCTATCCCCATTCTGTACTGCTTTCGCAATCCCCGATTTCTGACAGCAATGCTGCTCGTGTCAGTGCAGTCATTACTGGTCGGTGTATTCGATGCGACTGTCCCAACCGAGACAGAAAAGCTATTCCACTTCTCTTCCCTCAAAGTTGGCCTCCTCTTCGCCGCGATTGTCATACCGAATTTGGCGTTGGGCCCAGTGGCCGGACTAGCTGTAGATAGGTACGGAACCAAGGTGGTGGCGACAGCGGGCTACGCATTCCTGGTTCCTTGTTTCGTTCTTCTGGGTCTGCCGTCGCAGGAGATTCTGACTGGCGACCGTAATGTCATTCTGTTTTGTGTTATCCTGGCGTTGAATGGGATTGGGTTGTCGACGATTGCTTCACCGGGTTTGGTGGAGGCGAGCCACGTCACGGAAAGGTATGAGTCGGCGAATCCGGGATTCTTTGGGGAGAACGGACCGTATGCTCAGCTGTATGGGCTTAGTTCCGTGTTTGCGTTTGCTGGACTGGCGGTTGGGCCTTTGGTGAGTGGGATGTTGAGGGAGAGTGTTGGGTATAGTGTCATGGCTGGTGTGTTTGCGGTGGTGGCCGGGATTACGGCCGTGGTGTCGTTTGTGGGAATTGGAGAGAAGAGGCGATGA